A genomic window from Sparus aurata chromosome 4, fSpaAur1.1, whole genome shotgun sequence includes:
- the adma gene encoding adrenomedullin a, producing MKLIFQSFLYCCLLATVAHCVELEVNPELKKRLNIWLGSRLRRDLDSVSVEKTEESEHFVRPDDIRDTLLPHSSTDINVRTKRSKNSSNQSRRQGCSLGTCTVHDLAHRLHILSNKLKISTAPVDKISPQGYGRRRRSLPVHRVTLRLEQGRLRPAWSVTDSQVHKLEALLRRT from the exons ATGAAATTGATCTTCCAGTCCTTCCTCTATTGCTGTCTGCTGGCGACAGTAGCACACTGTGTGGAACTTGAAGTGAATCCGGAGTTGAAAAAAAG GCTAAACATATGGCTAGGGAGCAGATTGAGACGGGATCTTGACAGCGTATCAGTAGAGAAGACAGAAGAGTCGGAGCACTTTGTCAGACCAGATGATATCAGGGATACTTTGCTGCCACATTCCAG CACTGACATTAATGTCCGAACCAAGAGGTCTAAAAACTCATCCAACCAGTCAAGAAGACAAGGTTGTTCGCTGGGCACCTGCACGGTGCACGACCTGGCACACCGCCTGCACATACTCAGTAACAAGTTGAAGATCAGCACGGCGCCTGTTGACAAGATCAGCCCACAGGGATACGGCCGGAGGCGTCGATCTCTTCCAGTGCACAGAGTCACACTGAGGCTAGAGCAGGGCAGGCTGAGGCCCGCGTGGAGCGTAACTGACTCACAAGTTCACAAGCTGGAGGCTCTCCTCAGACGGACATGA